Proteins from a genomic interval of Ignavibacteriales bacterium:
- a CDS encoding alpha-L-rhamnosidase N-terminal domain-containing protein, whose translation MKSRKRTPKNINRRDFFRKTALGGVGLSFLSFTPQSKKEKPVQTAPVSLRIPDNSLPSPRYLNLSPAEWIWYPSGRTLCNTVVLFRRTLSLAAPVKRASGWIVADSRYRLFVNGKRIQWGPAPCDPRWVEADPLDLTASLKEGENVIGAEVLYFGLGDGTWPIGKTGFLFNLEIELQDGSLVKVVSDPSWLTRLAWSWKPGRYKRWYLRSLQEEFDARLYPYGWLQSDFKTDANWLPPMNLRCPADKPSGCSSYPEYAMEIRGTKDVSELRRRSIPMLSEQLVPVKQLSESLWIRWKRTPDEYFDNMTPDCFDAIRASSAAQVAPGTWKVSLDGSRAAALTFEFEEQIVGWPSFVIEAPEGTIVELMVQESHEVGGPALLNTQFYSWTRFICRKGVNEFETFDFESCRWMQLHIRGVAGDVVIRNVGLRRRVFPWLHQPAIVCSEPGLQSLFDASVNTLNNCAQETIVDGMARERQQYSGDGGHQLHAIYYAFGETRQTARYLETFSQGITIDGYFLDCWPAYDRLARLQERQLQMTFWGPLLDHGVGFNFDCWHHYLYTGDLESVREPYPRLLRFFNYLRSIKGSDGLLPVENLGVPSLYIDHSAFKQQKHKQCSFNLYASAMSLHALAPLCDAFGDRRWGEEAREFGTELLKSTVRLFWDKKRNLFVDNLPWSEKENGLRFSDRTLATSVLFDQCPGAKQQPAVEMLAACPPEMGFSYPANAGWRLWALSKGGRADAIVNDLRTRWAPMDSVRLNNTLQEFWTARLDSTDQWSHCAVVPLFVLYMNIAGIRPLTPGYRTYEIVPQCADIRSMDLTAHTVRGPIRVKWDGAVGGRQLIIETPPEGAGEIAIDKREDVALKRLRGMGQFGRVRYQLPAGERVTLNLTHT comes from the coding sequence ATGAAGTCCCGAAAACGAACACCTAAGAATATCAATCGGCGAGATTTCTTCCGGAAGACAGCCCTCGGCGGTGTGGGGCTTTCCTTCCTTTCGTTCACTCCTCAAAGCAAGAAAGAGAAGCCTGTGCAGACTGCGCCCGTGTCGTTGCGCATACCAGACAATTCTCTTCCCTCGCCGCGATACCTCAATCTGAGTCCGGCAGAGTGGATTTGGTATCCGTCGGGAAGAACCCTGTGCAATACGGTGGTTCTGTTTCGCCGTACGCTCAGTCTTGCGGCGCCCGTCAAAAGAGCTTCCGGTTGGATTGTTGCGGACAGCCGCTACCGGTTGTTCGTGAACGGCAAGCGAATTCAGTGGGGGCCTGCGCCATGTGATCCTCGGTGGGTCGAAGCGGATCCGCTTGATCTTACTGCGAGTCTGAAGGAAGGAGAAAATGTCATCGGGGCAGAAGTCCTGTACTTCGGCCTTGGTGATGGCACGTGGCCTATTGGCAAGACCGGATTTCTGTTCAATCTCGAGATAGAACTGCAGGACGGAAGCCTCGTCAAGGTTGTATCCGATCCTTCATGGCTCACGCGCCTTGCATGGAGCTGGAAACCCGGCCGGTACAAACGATGGTATCTGCGATCGCTGCAGGAGGAATTCGATGCGCGTCTGTATCCCTACGGATGGCTGCAATCGGATTTCAAAACCGACGCGAACTGGCTGCCGCCGATGAACCTCAGATGCCCGGCAGACAAGCCAAGCGGGTGTTCATCGTATCCCGAATACGCAATGGAGATCCGCGGCACCAAGGACGTATCAGAGCTCAGACGCCGGAGCATTCCGATGCTATCGGAACAACTTGTCCCGGTCAAGCAGCTGAGCGAATCACTGTGGATCCGCTGGAAGCGAACGCCGGATGAGTACTTTGACAACATGACTCCCGACTGCTTCGACGCGATCCGCGCTTCAAGCGCAGCGCAGGTTGCCCCAGGTACATGGAAGGTCTCTCTCGATGGATCCCGCGCCGCTGCACTGACTTTTGAATTCGAAGAACAGATCGTTGGCTGGCCTTCCTTTGTCATCGAGGCCCCGGAGGGAACGATCGTAGAACTGATGGTTCAGGAGTCCCACGAGGTCGGCGGGCCCGCACTCCTGAATACGCAGTTCTACTCGTGGACAAGGTTTATCTGTCGAAAGGGAGTGAACGAATTTGAAACGTTCGATTTTGAAAGCTGCCGCTGGATGCAGCTCCACATCAGGGGTGTAGCCGGAGATGTGGTCATCCGGAACGTCGGTCTGCGCCGGCGTGTGTTTCCCTGGCTGCATCAGCCCGCAATCGTTTGCTCTGAACCCGGACTGCAGAGTCTGTTTGATGCTTCGGTGAATACGCTCAACAATTGTGCACAGGAGACCATCGTGGACGGCATGGCACGCGAGCGCCAGCAGTACAGCGGCGACGGGGGACACCAGCTGCACGCGATCTACTACGCGTTCGGAGAAACAAGACAGACAGCTCGGTATCTCGAGACGTTTAGTCAGGGAATCACGATTGACGGATATTTTCTCGATTGCTGGCCTGCGTATGACCGGCTTGCGCGCCTGCAGGAACGCCAGCTGCAGATGACCTTCTGGGGGCCGCTCCTTGACCACGGGGTTGGGTTCAACTTCGATTGCTGGCATCACTATCTCTACACCGGAGACCTCGAATCTGTGCGGGAACCGTACCCGCGGCTTCTCCGGTTTTTCAACTACCTGCGGTCCATCAAAGGATCCGATGGGCTGCTCCCGGTCGAAAATCTTGGCGTTCCATCGCTCTATATCGATCACAGTGCATTCAAGCAGCAAAAACACAAACAATGTTCTTTCAACCTCTATGCGTCAGCGATGTCGCTGCACGCTTTGGCGCCGCTGTGTGATGCGTTCGGTGATCGGCGTTGGGGGGAAGAAGCAAGGGAGTTCGGAACTGAGCTTCTGAAGTCGACCGTGCGACTATTCTGGGACAAGAAACGGAATCTTTTCGTTGACAATCTTCCCTGGTCCGAAAAGGAAAACGGGCTCCGGTTCTCAGACAGGACACTCGCGACGTCGGTCTTGTTCGATCAATGCCCGGGGGCAAAACAGCAGCCCGCAGTTGAGATGCTGGCCGCGTGTCCGCCGGAGATGGGATTCTCCTATCCGGCAAACGCCGGGTGGAGACTCTGGGCCCTCTCCAAGGGAGGGCGAGCCGACGCGATTGTCAATGATCTTCGCACTCGCTGGGCTCCCATGGATTCGGTGCGACTGAACAACACGCTGCAGGAGTTCTGGACAGCAAGGTTAGATTCTACAGATCAATGGAGCCACTGTGCGGTTGTTCCCCTTTTCGTGTTGTACATGAATATCGCCGGCATCCGGCCCCTGACGCCTGGATACCGGACGTACGAAATCGTCCCGCAGTGCGCGGACATCCGTTCGATGGATCTTACCGCTCATACAGTCCGTGGACCGATTCGAGTGAAATGGGATGGGGCCGTCGGTGGGAGGCAACTCATCATCGAGACTCCGCCGGAAGGAGCAGGGGAGATCGCAATCGACAAGCGTGAGGATGTTGCTCTGAAGCGTCTGCGGGGTATGGGGCAGTTTGGCCGGGTACGCTACCAGCTCCCCGCCGGCGAGAGGGTGACCTTAAATCTGACTCACACATAG
- a CDS encoding uroporphyrinogen decarboxylase family protein, whose product MHRDMMKWKQSVLDSKKRLAVPVMTHPGMALRGNTVLATVTNPRFHFEAVQAVAQQYPTGASTMIMDLSVEAEAFGATIRFADDEVPSVTARCVHDADSIEQLAIPGLTQARVGQWLEASRLAANSISDRPVFAGCIGPFSLAGRLFDVTEVMTAILTEPDSVLALLEKCTQFLMAYVKAFKAAGANGVLIAEPVAGVLSADHCTEFSSNFIKRIVEAVQDDSFLVILHNCGDTDTLVSSMLSTGAGGLHFGNRCNIVKALEQIPGDTLVFGNIDPVAVFKSGSPKSVRSATLQLLQATKGFSNFVLSSGCDVPPHVPLENIDAFFAALSEFNAGP is encoded by the coding sequence ATGCACCGTGATATGATGAAGTGGAAACAATCGGTCCTGGATTCGAAGAAACGCCTGGCTGTGCCCGTGATGACGCATCCTGGCATGGCGCTGCGGGGCAACACTGTCCTGGCAACTGTAACGAATCCCAGGTTTCATTTTGAAGCGGTGCAGGCCGTCGCTCAACAGTATCCGACCGGTGCTTCGACGATGATCATGGACCTCTCCGTCGAAGCCGAGGCGTTTGGCGCGACCATCCGGTTTGCCGACGACGAAGTTCCTTCGGTGACGGCGCGATGTGTCCATGACGCCGACTCGATCGAGCAGCTGGCAATCCCCGGTCTTACACAAGCGCGGGTTGGTCAATGGCTTGAAGCATCAAGGCTTGCGGCGAATTCGATTTCGGACAGGCCGGTCTTTGCCGGTTGCATCGGGCCTTTTTCGCTCGCAGGGCGTCTCTTCGATGTCACGGAAGTGATGACGGCGATTCTCACGGAACCCGACAGTGTTCTTGCTTTGCTCGAAAAGTGCACTCAGTTTCTGATGGCATATGTGAAGGCATTCAAGGCGGCCGGGGCCAACGGAGTGCTGATCGCGGAGCCAGTAGCCGGTGTGCTCTCTGCTGACCACTGCACGGAGTTCTCGTCGAATTTCATCAAGAGAATTGTGGAAGCCGTGCAGGACGATAGCTTTCTGGTGATCCTGCACAATTGTGGGGATACGGACACGCTCGTTTCATCGATGCTCTCGACCGGTGCGGGAGGACTGCATTTCGGTAATCGCTGCAACATCGTGAAAGCACTCGAGCAGATTCCCGGAGACACACTCGTATTTGGCAATATCGATCCCGTTGCTGTTTTCAAATCGGGATCACCAAAATCAGTCCGCTCGGCAACGCTGCAATTGTTGCAGGCCACGAAGGGTTTTTCCAATTTCGTTCTCTCATCAGGCTGCGATGTTCCGCCCCACGTCCCTCTCGAAAACATCGATGCTTTCTTTGCGGCATTGAGTGAATTCAATGCTGGACCGTAG